Proteins from one Setaria italica strain Yugu1 chromosome V, Setaria_italica_v2.0, whole genome shotgun sequence genomic window:
- the LOC105914394 gene encoding uncharacterized protein LOC105914394, with product MIRRDQKFKKMTPNQLLGEILHQELVEKDVAKSLSLKKNKGVALNASSSVMVEPSHKTSKPRKEDSRDDGSTNEETALVLRNFKKFMKKKGFKKDGNDRKETSQRRYKCKELGHYIADCPNKNNKDNKEKRYKERSKDYKKKYQGHAHVGQEWDSSDEDSDKECMETLAILKPSKAIESSTTPSTMMTTPLFVS from the coding sequence ATGATAAGAAGGGACCAAAAGTTCAAGAAGATGACTCCAAATCAACTACTTGGTGAGATTCTACATCAAGAGTTGGTTGAGAAGGATGTCGCCAAGTCACTTAGTCTAAAGAAGAACAAGGGAGTTGCTCTAAATGCTAGCTCAAGTGTCATGGTTGAACCAAGCCACAAGACATCCAAACCAAGGAAGGAAGATTCAAGAGATGATGGAAGCACCAATGAAGAAACCGCTTTGGTCTTGAGAAATTTCAAGAaattcatgaagaagaagggtTTCAAGAAAGATGGTAATGATAGGAAGGAGACATCACAAAGAAGATATAAGTGCAAGGAGTTGGGTCACTACATTGCCGATTGTCCAAACAAGAACAACAAGGACAATAAGGAGAAGAGGTACAAGGAGAGGAGCAAGGACTACAAGAAGAAGTACCAAGGTCATGCTCACGTTGGTCAAGAGTGggattctagtgatgaagacTCCGACAAGGAATGTATGGAAACTCTAGCCATACTCAAGCCATCTAAAGCTATAGAATCTTCAACAACACCTTCGACAATGATGACAACACCCCTTTTTGTCTCATGA